A single Verrucomicrobiia bacterium DNA region contains:
- a CDS encoding thiamine pyrophosphate-dependent enzyme produces MNESAPQTLTPRVPAPEERKGLTKKQMAADHPTWCPGCGDFSVLALHFKLIEKRKLHHEKITTIAGIGCSSRFPYFVQAHGVHFIHGRTLPFASGLSLSRPDLHVFVFGGDGDAFSIGGNHFNHAARKNIKLTYCVMDNWVYGLTKKQTSPTSPLGFKSKTDVWGAVDYPINPMKQAIAAGATFVARTTHTNPNHVLQMMEAAMDHDGFSFIECLSECVEFYPGAFDASNPRKGGAFNLVPENHDPTDELAAYKLAAEPFPGYFGVFYQVKKPTKNAKEAEITQIMREKFKNLSDWEILQKNFDRLK; encoded by the coding sequence ATGAACGAATCTGCTCCTCAAACCTTGACGCCACGGGTTCCCGCACCGGAGGAACGCAAAGGGCTCACCAAAAAGCAAATGGCCGCGGATCATCCGACCTGGTGTCCCGGTTGCGGTGATTTTTCCGTGCTGGCGCTGCATTTCAAGCTGATCGAAAAGCGGAAGCTGCATCACGAGAAAATCACGACGATCGCTGGCATCGGCTGTTCGAGCCGGTTTCCTTATTTCGTGCAGGCGCACGGAGTTCATTTCATCCACGGTCGCACGTTGCCGTTTGCCAGCGGCCTCTCGCTGAGCCGACCGGATTTGCATGTGTTTGTGTTCGGTGGCGATGGCGATGCCTTCTCGATTGGCGGCAATCATTTCAACCACGCCGCGCGGAAAAACATCAAGCTGACGTATTGCGTGATGGATAACTGGGTTTATGGCCTGACCAAAAAGCAGACCTCGCCGACGTCGCCGCTGGGTTTCAAGAGCAAGACCGACGTTTGGGGTGCGGTGGATTATCCCATCAACCCGATGAAACAAGCCATCGCGGCGGGCGCCACCTTTGTGGCGCGCACCACGCACACCAATCCCAATCATGTGTTGCAGATGATGGAAGCGGCCATGGATCATGATGGTTTCAGTTTTATCGAATGTCTGAGCGAGTGCGTTGAATTTTATCCGGGCGCGTTTGACGCCAGTAACCCGCGCAAAGGCGGCGCGTTTAATCTGGTGCCGGAAAATCATGATCCCACCGATGAGCTGGCCGCCTACAAACTGGCCGCTGAACCGTTTCCTGGGTATTTCGGGGTTTTCTATCAGGTCAAGAAGCCCACCAAGAATGCCAAGGAAGCGGAGATCACCCAGATCATGCGGGAAAAATTCAAGAACCTTTCGGACTGGGAGATTTTGCAAA
- a CDS encoding 2-oxoacid:acceptor oxidoreductase subunit alpha yields MSDSIVTTSNAGPAPQHSAISEAVIRIAGNSQDGIQAIGGFLARLAGRSEQEVMTFMTIPSTISGGPSIFQVRIGSGEVLSSGDEADVLLAFYQHSYEGHISSLKKGGIVLYDADHVEPQPELQSTYRHIGVKISSLTIEAIGGTAKDKGKNIFALGLLARMFDLNLPKLEKLIAERFAGKDGSIVKNALSAFHAGYSYTLDGVMSTFMFRDGAKREGAQVVMNGNEALAYGIIAAGVRFGASYPITPWSDVMEILRRELPKYGGLFIQCEDEIAAISMAIGSSYGGRVAVTGSSGPGISLKTEALGWAVMAEMPLVVVDVQRGGPSTGMPTSTEQSDLNIACFGGHGDAPRVVIAPANVEDCFYSAIEAVNMARKYSVPVILLTDQGIATRIEAFPEPDLKRVCQDVSPDLNPLAEHKPYDLTTPDGVTHHAPPGTWIESGKYPVVTGLEHDEFGHPTSSPKLHAQMSAKRRKKLQALAATLPLPEIYGANTGDTLLVGWGSTQGPIREAVDRARAGGDNLAAIHIKHINPLPSGLETIFAKFKRVLVIEMNDEGLYGYGQLGMVLRARFCDPKIRGLNKTDGLPFKVREILAGVQAKLAANGRQS; encoded by the coding sequence ATGAGCGATTCAATCGTAACCACGAGCAACGCGGGCCCGGCCCCACAACACTCAGCCATTTCCGAAGCGGTGATTCGCATCGCCGGTAATTCCCAGGACGGCATCCAGGCCATCGGCGGTTTTCTCGCCCGCCTCGCCGGGCGCAGCGAACAAGAGGTCATGACGTTTATGACCATTCCGTCCACGATCTCCGGTGGACCTTCCATTTTCCAGGTGCGGATTGGCTCCGGGGAAGTGCTGAGTTCGGGTGATGAAGCCGATGTGCTTCTGGCTTTTTACCAGCACTCTTACGAAGGCCATATCAGTTCGCTCAAGAAGGGCGGCATTGTGTTGTATGATGCCGATCACGTCGAGCCCCAACCCGAATTGCAGTCAACCTACCGGCATATCGGCGTCAAAATTTCGAGTCTCACCATCGAAGCCATCGGTGGGACCGCCAAGGACAAGGGTAAGAACATCTTCGCGCTCGGGTTGCTGGCGCGCATGTTCGATTTGAATCTGCCCAAGCTGGAAAAACTGATCGCCGAACGCTTTGCGGGCAAAGACGGCAGCATCGTTAAAAATGCCCTGAGCGCCTTCCATGCGGGCTATTCTTACACGCTGGATGGAGTGATGAGCACCTTCATGTTTCGCGACGGCGCGAAGCGCGAAGGCGCGCAGGTGGTGATGAACGGCAATGAGGCGCTGGCGTACGGCATCATTGCGGCGGGAGTGCGTTTTGGGGCCAGCTATCCCATTACGCCGTGGTCCGACGTCATGGAGATTTTGCGTCGCGAACTGCCAAAATACGGCGGGTTGTTCATTCAGTGCGAAGACGAAATCGCCGCGATCTCGATGGCCATCGGTTCGAGTTACGGCGGACGCGTGGCGGTGACCGGATCAAGCGGTCCGGGTATTTCACTCAAAACCGAAGCGCTCGGCTGGGCGGTCATGGCGGAAATGCCCCTGGTGGTGGTGGACGTGCAACGCGGTGGTCCTTCGACCGGCATGCCCACGAGTACCGAGCAATCGGATTTGAACATCGCCTGTTTCGGCGGGCACGGCGATGCGCCGCGAGTTGTGATTGCTCCGGCGAACGTGGAGGATTGTTTTTATTCGGCCATCGAGGCCGTCAACATGGCGCGGAAGTATAGCGTGCCGGTGATTTTGCTGACCGATCAAGGAATCGCCACGCGGATTGAAGCCTTCCCCGAACCGGATTTGAAACGGGTTTGTCAGGATGTTTCGCCTGATCTCAATCCGTTGGCGGAGCACAAACCGTATGATCTTACGACGCCCGATGGCGTGACGCATCACGCACCGCCGGGGACCTGGATTGAAAGCGGAAAGTATCCGGTGGTGACGGGATTGGAACATGATGAATTCGGGCACCCGACCAGCTCTCCGAAATTACACGCGCAGATGTCGGCCAAGCGTCGTAAAAAGCTCCAGGCGTTGGCGGCGACCTTGCCGCTGCCGGAAATTTATGGTGCGAATACCGGAGATACGCTTTTGGTCGGTTGGGGTTCGACGCAAGGTCCGATTCGCGAGGCGGTGGACCGCGCCCGCGCGGGCGGCGACAATCTCGCGGCGATTCACATCAAACACATCAATCCGCTGCCGTCCGGTCTGGAAACGATCTTTGCCAAATTCAAACGCGTGCTGGTGATCGAAATGAACGACGAAGGACTTTACGGCTATGGCCAGTTGGGGATGGTGCTGCGCGCCCGGTTTTGCGATCCGAAAATTCGCGGCCTGAATAAAACAGACGGGTTGCCGTTCAAGGTTCGGGAAATTCTCGCCGGCGTGCAGGCGAAACTCGCCGCCAACGGACGCCAATCGTAA